The sequence AGGGCAGCACGGTCTTCGACATCGAGGGCGTTCCCGGCTCCCGCGCGGTACTGGCCGCGGGCAACGCCGCGTGCGACAGCCCGGCGGGCGCGTGCGGCCTGCTGGCCTGGCGCGGCATCCGCTGACGCACGAGTCCTGACGCACGAGACGCACGAGTCCTGACGCACGTGTCAGGACTGGCAAGTCCGGACACCCCTGTCCGGACACGCGTGTCCGGACAGGGGTGTCGGTGGGAGTGCCGTGCGACCCCGAAAACAGCTTGTGCGGGCCGAGACCAGGCTCGACCCGCACAATTTGCGGTGCTTTTTCCACTCTGTGTCCGAGGGGGGACTTGAACCCCCACGCCCGATAAAGGGCACTAGCACCTCAAGCTAGCGCGTCTGCCATTCCGCCACCCGGACTAGGTGTCTGCCGCCTGGACGGGGGTGTTCCCCGCGGCGACATGGACAACAATACCAAGCTTTCGGAGTGGCTTTCACCTGCGTTTCCGCGCCCCGGCGGGGTACCGCACGGGGCGCGGACGACGCTCCACGGCGTCACGCGAGGTGACCGGAAAACTACGCGGCGGTGGACCCGGTCACGGCATCAGGTGGTACTCCGGGAAGTTCCCCGGCAGCCGCTCCCCCGCCGGCCCGTGCGTGACCGCGCGCACCAGCAGTTCGCCGCCCACGAACGCGCCGCGCCAGGACGCGCCGAAGCCGCCGAACAGTTCGTCGCGGTCGCCCCGGGAGCGGGGTTTTCCGTGGCCGACCTTGAAGGCGCGGATCTGCGGGGCCAGGCGGTTGTACGTGGCCTCGTCGTCCGTGGACAGGGTCGCGACCAGCGCGCCGTTCGACGCGTTCATCGCGGCCAGCAGTTCCGCCTCCGTGTCGACCAGGACGATGGTGTCGACCGGGCCGAAGGGTTCCGCGTGGTGCAGCGGGGAGGACGGGGGCGGGTTCAGGATCGTGACCGGCTGGACGTACGCCGAGGTGTCCTGGCCCGGCAGGAAGCGGGCGTCGGCGAGCTTGCCGCGGTGCAGCGGGACGGCGCCGCGGTCGATCGCCTCGGCGACCTGGTCGTGCAGTTCCTTCGCCTTGGCCGCGTTGATCACCGGCCCGAAGTCCAGCTTCGGAAACAGGTCGTCGGGGTGCTCGACGGCCAGCGGGTGGCCGACGCGGAGGGTGTCGACCGCCGGGAGGTACGCGGCGAGGAACTCGTCGAACAGCTCACGCTGGACGACGAAGCGCGGGTAGGCCGTGCAGCGCTGCTTGCCGTAGTCGAAGAGTTTCGGGATGACGGCCGTCAGCGCGTCCCAGTCGGTGTGGTTCCAGATGCCCCAGGTGTTCAGTCCCTCCTGTTCCAGTACGTGTCGCTTGCCGAGGTCGGCGACGGCCGTGGCCACCGCGGCGCCCGTGTCGCGGCCGCCGACGAAGGAGACGCAGCCGATCTCGGGCGCGCGCACGAGCGCCTCGGACAGTTCGCCGCCGCTGCCGCTGACGAGGGTGACGGGTATCCCCTCGCGGGCGGCGAGTGCGCAGGCCAGGGTGAGGCATGCGACGCCGCCGTCGGTCGGGGTCTTGGCGATGACCGCGTTGCCTACCAGTGCCTGTACCAGCATTGCGTGAACGAGCACGCTCATCGGGTAGTTCCAGCTCGCGATGTTGGACACGGGTCCGTCCAGCGGGGTCCGGTCCGCGAGCATGGGTTCGATTCCGTCGACGTACCAGCGCACGCCGTCGATGGCGCGGTCGACGTCGGCCTGCGCGAGCCGCCAGGGCTTGCCGATCTCCCAGACGAGGAGTAGCGCGAGCAGTTCCCGGTGTTGGGTGAGGGCGTCGAGGGTGGCCGCGACGCGGGCCCGGCGTTCTTCGAGGGGTACGTGCCGCCAGGCGCGGTGGTGGTCGAGGGCGGCGCGGACGGCCTGGTGGGCCGTGGCGCCGTCCAGTCGCGGCGGGCCCGCGATGGGGCTGCCGTCGACGGGGCTGGTGGCGGGCAGCGCCCGGCCGTCGGCCCGCCAGGCGGCGCCCCAGAGGTTGAGGACGCGGTCCTCCCGGAAGGCCTCGGGGGCCACGGCGAGACAGCGCTGCCAGGCGTCGGTCCACGAGGTGTGGGCCTTGAGGGTGAGGGTGGATGTGAGGGTGGGTGCCATTCGGTTGCTCCGCTCTCGGTGCACAGTCGGGGGCGGTCGTTCATGGCTGGTCCCGCGTACGCGGGCGCTGAAGGTGCGCGCCCGGCACCGGGACCTCGTACCGGTGCCGGGCACCGGGACGTCGTACCGGCGACGCTAGCGACGCGCCGCGGCATCCGTAAGTGACGTCATGTCAACTATGAGTGACATCACGTTCCGTTTCGAGCCGGGCCAGCACCAGCCGGGCCGTCTCGGTCGGGGTGCCGCCCACCTGAACGCCGGCCGCCTCCAGGGCTTCCTTCTTGGCCTGGGCGGTGCCGGACGAGCCGGAGACGATGGCACCGGCGTGGCCCATCGTCTTGCCCTCGGGGGCGGTGAATCCTGCGATGTATCCGATGACGGGTTTGGTGACGTGGTCGCGGACGTACGCGGCCGCGCGTTCCTCGGCGTCGCCGCCGATCTCCCCTATGAGGACGATGAGTTCGGTGTCGGGGTCGTCCTGGAAGGCGGCCAGGCAGTCGATGTGGGTGGTGCCGACGACGGGGTCACCGCCGATGCCGACGCAGGTCGAGAAGCCTATGTCCCGCAGCTCGTACATGAGTTGGTAGGTGAGCGTGCCCGACTTGGAGACCAGGCCGATACGGCCGGGCTTGGTGATGTCGGCGGGGATGATGCCCGCGTTGGACTGGCCGGGGGTGATCAGGCCCGGGCAGTTGGGGCCGACGATCCGGGTGCCCTTGGCCTTCGCGTACGTGGTGAAGGCGACCGAGTCGTGGACCGGGATGCCCTCCGTGATGACCACCGCGAGGCCGATACCGGCGTCGGCGGCTTCGACAACCGCCGCCTTGGCGAAGGCCGGTGGGACGAACACGACACTGACGTCGGCGCCGGTCGCCTCGATGCCTTCGCGTACGGAGCCGAAGACGGGGACGGCGCGGTCGTCGAAGTCGACGCTCCGGCCCGCCTTGCGCGGGTTGACGCCGCCGACGACGTCGGTGCCCGCGGCGAGCATGCGCCGGGTGTGCTTCATGCCCTCGCCGCCGGTCATGCCCTGGACGAGGACCTTGCTCTCCTTGGTGAGGTAGATGGCCATGTCCTTCTCCTTCAGCCGGCGTTGGCGAACTGGGCGGCACGACGCGCCGCACCGTCCATGGTGGTGGACTGCTGGACCATGGGGTGCGCGCGGTCGTCGAGAATCGCGCGGCCGCGTACGGCGCTGTTGCCGTCGAGGCGTACGACCAGTGGTTTGGTCAACTGGACCGCGTCCAGGGCCTGCACGATGCCGTCGGCGACCGCGTCGCAGGCGGTGATGCCGCCGAAGACGTTGACGAAGACCGACTTGACGGCCGGGTCGGAGAGGATGACGGAGAGGCCGTCGGCCATGATCTGGGCGGAGGCGCCGCCGCCGATGTCGAGGAAGTTGGCGGGGCGCGCGCCGCAGCCGGCGACCACGTCGAGGGTCGACATGACGAGGCCGGCGCCGTTGCCGATGATGCCGACCTCGCCTTCCAGCTTCACGTAGTTGAGGCCCTTGGCCGCGGCGGCCGCCTCCAGCGGTTCGTCGTGCGCCGTCTCCTGCCTGCCCCAACGCGCCTGCCGGAAGCGGGCGTTGTCGTCGAGGGTGACCTTGCCGTCGAGTGCGAGGATCTGCCCCTGCGCCGTACGGACGAGGGGGTTGACCTCGACGAGTACGGCGTCCTCGCGGACGAGTACGTCCCAGAGCCTGACGAGGACGTCGACGGTCTGCGGGGGCAGCCCCGCGGCTTCGGCGATCTCGGCGGCCTTCGCCGAGGTGACACCTTCCGCCGGGTCGATGTGGATCCGGGCCACCGCGTCCGGGCGGGTGGCGGCGACCTCCTCGATGTCCATGCCACCCTCGGCCGAGGCGATCGCGAGGAAGCGGCCGGCCGCGCGGTCGAGTACGTAACTGACGTAGAACTCGCTCTCGATGTCCACCGGCTGGGCCAGCATCACCTTTCCGACGGTGTGGCCCTTGATGTCCATGCCGAGGATCTGGCGTGCCGTCAGTTCGGCGGCGGCCGGGTCGGCGGCCAGTTTCACGCCGCCCGCTTTGCCCCGTCCACCGGTCTTCACCTGCGCCTTGACGACGACGCGGCCACCCAGCCCGCGGGCGATCTCACGTGCCTCTTTGGGTGAGTCGGTGACCTCCGCCCTCGGCACCAAGATGCCGTGTTCTTCGAAGAGTTCCCTTGCCTGGTGCTCGAACAGGTCCATCTCGGCTCCCTCTTAAAAGTGCCGCACGCCCCCTGGACACCACTCACTGGATGCGGGATAACAAGCTTCATACAGTATTCGTCGACTGTATGCAATGTACCGCGACGGCATCCACGAACAGTGCGCGCACCACGTATGAGCTGCGCTTCCGCGCGCCCAATCCCCTACGAAGGGACAGGACTTCGCCATGCCCGACGACAACAGCCAGAACCTCATATCCGGTGGGCACCTGGTCGCCAAGGCACTCAAAGCGGAGGGCGTGGAGGTCATCTACACGCTCTGCGGCGGCCACATCATCGACATCTACGACGGCTGCGTCGACGAAGGCATCGAGGTCGTCGACGTACGCCACGAGCAGGTCGCCGCCCACGCCGCCGACGGTTACGCACGCATCACCGGCAAGCCCGGCTGCGCCGTCGTCACCGCCGGTCCCGGCACGACCGACGCGGTGACGGGCGTCGCCAACGCCTTCCGCGCGGAGTCCCCGATGCTGCTGATCGGCGGCCAGGGCGCCCATACGCAGCACAAGATGGGGTCGCTGCAGGACCTGCCGCACGTCGACATGATGACGCCGATCACCAAGTTCGCGGCGACCGTGCCGGACACCGCGCGGGCCGCCGACATGGTGTCCATGGCGTTCCGCGAGTGCTACCACGGGGCGCCGGGGCCGTCCTTCCTGGAGATCCCGCGCGATGTCCTGGACGCCAAGGTGCCGGTGGAGAAGGCCCGTGTCCCCGCCGCAGGCCAGTACCGGGCCTCGACCCGCTCGGCCGGTGACCCCGAGGCCATCGAGAAGCTCGCCGACCTCCTCGTGCACGCCGAGAAACCGGCGATCCTGCTGGGCAGCCAGGTGTGGACGACCCGAGGCACCGAGTCCGCCATCGACCTCGTACGCACCCTCAACATCCCCGCCTACATGAACGGCGCCGGACGCGGCACCCTGCCGCCCGGCGACCCGCACCACTTCCAGCTCTCGCGCCGGTACGCCTTCTCCAACGCCGACGTCATCGTCATCGTCGGCACCCCCTTCGACTTCCGCATGGGCTACGGCAAGCGGCTGTCGCAGAGCGCGACCGTCGTACAGATCGACCTCGACTACCGGACCGTCGGCAAGAACCGGGACATCGACCTCGGCATCGTCGGGGACCCGGGGCTCGTCCTGAAATCGGTCGCCGAGGCCGCCTCCGGGCGCCTGAACGGGGGCGCGTCGAAGCGCAAGGAGTGGCTCGACGAACTGCGCGCCGCCGAGCAGACCGCCATCGAGAAGCGGCTGCCGAGCCTGAAGTCCGACGCCTCGCCGATCCACCCGTACCGGCTGGTCAGCGAGATCAACGACTTCCTGACCGAGGACTCCATCTACATCGGGGACGGCGGCGACATCGTCACCTTCTCCGGGCAGGTCGTGCAGCCCAAGTCACCCGGGCACTGGATGGACCCGGGCCCGCTCGGCACGCTCGGGGTCGGCATCCCCTTCGTGCTGGCCGCCAAGAAGGCACGGC is a genomic window of Streptomyces sp. NBC_00414 containing:
- the sucD gene encoding succinate--CoA ligase subunit alpha, which codes for MAIYLTKESKVLVQGMTGGEGMKHTRRMLAAGTDVVGGVNPRKAGRSVDFDDRAVPVFGSVREGIEATGADVSVVFVPPAFAKAAVVEAADAGIGLAVVITEGIPVHDSVAFTTYAKAKGTRIVGPNCPGLITPGQSNAGIIPADITKPGRIGLVSKSGTLTYQLMYELRDIGFSTCVGIGGDPVVGTTHIDCLAAFQDDPDTELIVLIGEIGGDAEERAAAYVRDHVTKPVIGYIAGFTAPEGKTMGHAGAIVSGSSGTAQAKKEALEAAGVQVGGTPTETARLVLARLETERDVTHS
- a CDS encoding aldehyde dehydrogenase family protein, which codes for MAPTLTSTLTLKAHTSWTDAWQRCLAVAPEAFREDRVLNLWGAAWRADGRALPATSPVDGSPIAGPPRLDGATAHQAVRAALDHHRAWRHVPLEERRARVAATLDALTQHRELLALLLVWEIGKPWRLAQADVDRAIDGVRWYVDGIEPMLADRTPLDGPVSNIASWNYPMSVLVHAMLVQALVGNAVIAKTPTDGGVACLTLACALAAREGIPVTLVSGSGGELSEALVRAPEIGCVSFVGGRDTGAAVATAVADLGKRHVLEQEGLNTWGIWNHTDWDALTAVIPKLFDYGKQRCTAYPRFVVQRELFDEFLAAYLPAVDTLRVGHPLAVEHPDDLFPKLDFGPVINAAKAKELHDQVAEAIDRGAVPLHRGKLADARFLPGQDTSAYVQPVTILNPPPSSPLHHAEPFGPVDTIVLVDTEAELLAAMNASNGALVATLSTDDEATYNRLAPQIRAFKVGHGKPRSRGDRDELFGGFGASWRGAFVGGELLVRAVTHGPAGERLPGNFPEYHLMP
- a CDS encoding thiamine pyrophosphate-binding protein; the protein is MPDDNSQNLISGGHLVAKALKAEGVEVIYTLCGGHIIDIYDGCVDEGIEVVDVRHEQVAAHAADGYARITGKPGCAVVTAGPGTTDAVTGVANAFRAESPMLLIGGQGAHTQHKMGSLQDLPHVDMMTPITKFAATVPDTARAADMVSMAFRECYHGAPGPSFLEIPRDVLDAKVPVEKARVPAAGQYRASTRSAGDPEAIEKLADLLVHAEKPAILLGSQVWTTRGTESAIDLVRTLNIPAYMNGAGRGTLPPGDPHHFQLSRRYAFSNADVIVIVGTPFDFRMGYGKRLSQSATVVQIDLDYRTVGKNRDIDLGIVGDPGLVLKSVAEAASGRLNGGASKRKEWLDELRAAEQTAIEKRLPSLKSDASPIHPYRLVSEINDFLTEDSIYIGDGGDIVTFSGQVVQPKSPGHWMDPGPLGTLGVGIPFVLAAKKARPDKEVVALFGDGAFSLTGWDFETLVRYDLPFVGIVGNNSSMNQIRYGQAAKYGLERERVGNTLGDVHYDKFAQMLGGYGEEVRDPADIGPALQRARESGKPSLINVWVDPDAYAPGTMNQTMYK
- the sucC gene encoding ADP-forming succinate--CoA ligase subunit beta, which produces MDLFEHQARELFEEHGILVPRAEVTDSPKEAREIARGLGGRVVVKAQVKTGGRGKAGGVKLAADPAAAELTARQILGMDIKGHTVGKVMLAQPVDIESEFYVSYVLDRAAGRFLAIASAEGGMDIEEVAATRPDAVARIHIDPAEGVTSAKAAEIAEAAGLPPQTVDVLVRLWDVLVREDAVLVEVNPLVRTAQGQILALDGKVTLDDNARFRQARWGRQETAHDEPLEAAAAAKGLNYVKLEGEVGIIGNGAGLVMSTLDVVAGCGARPANFLDIGGGASAQIMADGLSVILSDPAVKSVFVNVFGGITACDAVADGIVQALDAVQLTKPLVVRLDGNSAVRGRAILDDRAHPMVQQSTTMDGAARRAAQFANAG